One Narcine bancroftii isolate sNarBan1 chromosome 3, sNarBan1.hap1, whole genome shotgun sequence DNA window includes the following coding sequences:
- the LOC138758521 gene encoding transmembrane emp24 domain-containing protein 1-like isoform X1, whose product MGLGVRWLRRPGVGARWPLLLLLTCWPGAAATIGQPTDSELTFVLPPGREDCFYQSADHNSSMEIEYQVIGGAGLDVDFTVISPNGEKLIAESRKYDGVHTIEPTMNGDYKICFDNSFSTISEKLIFFEVIFDDAQMDWSEIVEPDELLDIKIDDIKIKQPDFDGTAGGGRLDTREKMNVNNNRRDSGFGINTYDSHRMHLENAFHCRKRKLPLPTMEVLPKMLNPQVPGQSFIFTDVKQILNLCSLYIDCICKMLRLNKE is encoded by the exons ATGGGGCTCGGGGTCCGATGGCTGCGGAGGCCGGGCGTCGGGGCTCGCTGGcctctgctgctcctcctcaCCTGCTGGCCCGGGGCGGCCGCGACGATCGGCCAGCCGACCGACTCGGAGCTCACCTTCGTGCTTCCGCCGGGCCGGGAGGACTGCTTCTACCAGAGCGCCGACCACAACAGCAGTATGGAGATCGAGTATCAG GTGATTGGAGGCGCAGGCCTGGATGTCGATTTCACTGTGATCAGTCCGAACGGCGAGAAGCTGATCGCCGAATCCAGAAAATACGATGGCGTCCATAC GATTGAGCCTACAATGAATGGGGATTATAAAATCTGCTTCGACAATTCGTTCAGCACCATTTCTGAGAAGCTCATCTTCTTTGAGGTGATTTTCGATGACGCTCAGATGGACTGGTCAGAGATTGTAGAACCTGATGAGCTGTTGGATATTAAGATTGATGATATCAAG ATAAAACAGCCAGATTTTGATGGTACTGCTGGAGGTGGACGCCTAGACACAAGAGAAAAGATGAATGTTAATAACAACAGAAGGGACTCTGGATTTGGAATAAACACCTATGACAGTCATAGGATGCACCTAGAGAACGCTTTTCATTGCCGGAAAAGAAAGCTGCCACTTCCCACAATGGAGGTACTTCCCAAGATGCTGAACCCACAAGTGCCAGGGCAATCGTTCATATTTACTGATGTCAAGCAGATTCTGAATTTGTGTAGCCTGTACATTGACTGTATATGTAAAATGTTAAGACTAAACAAAGAATGA
- the LOC138758521 gene encoding transmembrane emp24 domain-containing protein 1-like isoform X2: MGLGVRWLRRPGVGARWPLLLLLTCWPGAAATIGQPTDSELTFVLPPGREDCFYQSADHNSSMEIEYQVIGGAGLDVDFTVISPNGEKLIAESRKYDGVHTIEPTMNGDYKICFDNSFSTISEKLIFFEVIFDDAQMDWSEIVEPDELLDIKIDDIKEAIGNMNSKLGKSMQIQATLRAFEARDRNLQEGNLGRVNFWSAVNLGVMLVVSFIQVYMLKSLFDDRRKVQT; this comes from the exons ATGGGGCTCGGGGTCCGATGGCTGCGGAGGCCGGGCGTCGGGGCTCGCTGGcctctgctgctcctcctcaCCTGCTGGCCCGGGGCGGCCGCGACGATCGGCCAGCCGACCGACTCGGAGCTCACCTTCGTGCTTCCGCCGGGCCGGGAGGACTGCTTCTACCAGAGCGCCGACCACAACAGCAGTATGGAGATCGAGTATCAG GTGATTGGAGGCGCAGGCCTGGATGTCGATTTCACTGTGATCAGTCCGAACGGCGAGAAGCTGATCGCCGAATCCAGAAAATACGATGGCGTCCATAC GATTGAGCCTACAATGAATGGGGATTATAAAATCTGCTTCGACAATTCGTTCAGCACCATTTCTGAGAAGCTCATCTTCTTTGAGGTGATTTTCGATGACGCTCAGATGGACTGGTCAGAGATTGTAGAACCTGATGAGCTGTTGGATATTAAGATTGATGATATCAAG GAGGCGATTGGGAACATGAACAGCAAGTTGGGAAAGAGCATGCAGATACAGGCCACTCTCCGAGCCTTCGAGGCACGGGATCGGAACCTGCAGGAGGGCAATTTGGGACGAGTGAACTTTTGGTCGGCTGTCAATCTGGGGGTGATGTTGGTGGTGTCGTTTATCCAGGTCTACATGTTGAAAAGCCTCTTTGATGACCGGAGAAAAGTACAGACCTAA